One Buteo buteo chromosome 4, bButBut1.hap1.1, whole genome shotgun sequence DNA segment encodes these proteins:
- the NET1 gene encoding neuroepithelial cell-transforming gene 1 protein, which translates to MVAHDELGGLLPIKRTIRVIDAQNQSFREQEEPSNKRVRPLARVTSLANLISPVRNGAVRRFGQTIQSFALRSDSKSPGCAQKSCSRSAAPTPPKRRNSVLWSEMLDVNMKESLSTKEIKRQEAIYEMSRGEQDLIEDLKLARKAYHDPMLKLSIMSEEELTHIFGDLDSYIPLHEDLLASLGEATKPDGTVEQIGPILVKWLPRLHAYKGYCSNQLAAKALLDQKKQDRRVQDFLQRCLESPFSRKLDLWSFLDIPRSRLVKYPLLLKEILRHTPKDHPDIQILEEAISIIQGVLSDINLKKGESECQYYIDKLEYLDEKQKDPRIEGSKALLCHGELKNKNGHKLYVFLFQDILVLTRPVTRNERQAYQVYRQPIPVQELLLEDLQDGDVKMGGSFRGAFGNSDKAKNIFRVRFQDPSPGQSHTLQANDVFHKQQWVNCIRTAIAPFQRTAAAAELKELPELSEESEENNPSAPNIKAQKRQSAMSGITEMELDESTSECGSILDSEEAKGVKTHRTPSGHRKTREKQLSGKRKETLV; encoded by the exons ATGGTGGCTCACGACGAGCTCGGGGGGCTGCTGCCCATCAAAAGGACTATCCGGGTGATCGACGCGCAGAACCAGTCCTTCAGGGAGCAGGAG GAGCCAAGCAATAAGCGGGTTCGGCCTTTAGCACGGGTCACATCCCTGGCAAACTTGATCTCTCCTGTAAGAAATGGTGCAGTTCGGCGCTTTGGGCAGACAATACAG TCATTTGCCCTTCGCAGTGACAGCAAGTCTCCTGGCTGTGCCCAGAAGTCATGTAGCAGATCTGCTGCTCCTACTCCTcctaaaagaagaaacagtgtACTTTGGTCTGAGATGTTAGATGTCAACATGAAAGAGTCCTTGAGCACCAAAGAAATTAAGCGCCAGGAG GCAATATATGAAATGTCTAGGGGAGAGCAGGACCTAATCGAAGACCTGAAGCTTGCCAGAAAG GCTTATCATGATCCTATGCTGAAACTCTCTATCATGTCTGAGGAGGAACTCACCCACATATTTGGGGACTTGGATTCTTATATTCCTTTGCATGAAG ACTTGTTGGCAAGTTTAGGAGAAGCAACAAAACCAGATGGAACAGTGGAGCAGATTGGGCCCATTCTTGTGAAGTGG TTACCACGACTCCATGCCTACAAAGGTTACTGTAGCAATCAGCTGGCAGCCAAAGCACTTCTGGATCAGAAGAAGCAGGACCGGAGAGTGCAGGACTTCCTTCAGCGCTGCCTTGAGTCTCCTTTCAGCCGCAAGCTAGACCTTTGGAGCTTCTTGGACATTCCTCGAAGTCGGCTGGTCAAATACCCGCTGCTCCTGAAAGAGATCCTGAGACACACTCCCAAAGACCATCCCGATATCCAGATTCTGGAAGAAGCC ATATCTATAATCCAAGGAGTCCTCTCTGACATCAACCTGAAAAAGGGGGAGTCAGAGTGCCAGTATTACATTGACAAGCTGGAGTACCTGGATGAGAAGCAGAAGGACCCAAGGATTGAAGGCAGCAAAGCTTTACTGTGCCATGGGGagctgaagaataaaaatggaCAT aaactcTACGTCTTCCTCTTCCAAGACATCCTGGTTTTGACCCGGCCGGTCACTCGCAATGAGCGTCAGGCTTACCAAGTGTACAGGCAGCCGATCCCTGTCCAGGAGCTGCTTCTCGAAGACCTGCAGGATGGTGATGTGAAAATGGGGGGATCCTTCCGAGGAGCTTTTGGCAATTCCGATAAAG CTAAAAATATCTTCCGAGTTCGTTTCCAAGATCCCTCCCCAGGCCAGTCCCACACGCTGCAGGCCAACGATGTCTTCCACAAGCAGCAATGGGTTAATTGCATCCGAACCGCCATCGCTCCCTTCCAGCggactgctgctgcagcagagctgaaggagctgCCGGAGCTGAGCGAAGAGTCGGAGGAGAACAACCCCTCCGCGCCCAACATCAAAGCCCAGAAGAGGCAGTCTGCCATGTCTGGCATAACCGAGATGGAGCTAGACGAAAGCACATCCGAGTGTGGCTCCATCTTGGACTCGGAGGAAGCCAAGGGCgtgaaaacacacagaacaCCGTCTGGGCACAGAAAAACGAGGGAGAAGCAGCTAAGTGGCAAGCGGAAAGAAACGCTAGTGTAA
- the LOC142030520 gene encoding calmodulin, striated muscle, whose protein sequence is MAERLSEEQIAEFKEAFSLFDRDGDGCITTKELGTVMRSLGQNPTEAELQDMVGEVDADGSGTIDFPEFLSLMARKMRDTDSEEEIREAFRVFDKDGNGYISAAELRHVMTNLGEKLTDEEVDEMIKEADCNNDGQVNYEEFVRMMTEK, encoded by the coding sequence ATGGCCGAGCGGCTGTCGGAGGAGCAGATCGCCGAATTCAAGGaggctttttccctttttgaccGGGATGGAGACGGTTGCATCACCACGAAGGAGCTGGGCACCGTCATGCGGTCGTTGGGGCAAAACCCCACCGAAGCGGAGCTGCAGGACATGGTGGGGGAGGTGGATGCCGATGGCAGCGGCACCATCGACTTCCCCGAGTTCCTCTCGCTGATGGCGAGGAAGATGAGGGACACGGACAGCGAGGAGGAGATCCGCGAGGCTTTCCGCGTCTTCGATAAGGACGGCAACGGCTACATCAGCGCGGCGGAGCTGCGGCACGTCATGACCAACTTGGGTGAGAAGTTGACGGACGAGGAGGTGGATGAGATGATCAAGGAGGCCGACTGCAACAATGACGGGCAGGTCAACTACGAGGAGTTTGTGAGGATGATGACGGAGAAGTGA